In Harmonia axyridis chromosome 6, icHarAxyr1.1, whole genome shotgun sequence, a single window of DNA contains:
- the LOC123682180 gene encoding zinc finger protein 64-like, producing MVLTQCTVEIIQNNHFSICTCTYLFSQLKIYEVLKSEMETYSKIFPDETNHHKVKMEMGVDDESYEKGNSFDLGFQYTTDGGHIDEKTEIMDIAHHYTDENGIRSSIKYEIGEFALNQKNNLEGYIEAVHLNKKEHKCHLCEFAANQKFELKLHLDSVHLNKKEFQCPLCEYAASIKETLQNHIDAVHLYKREHKCHLCDYASNWKVSLKIHIDSIHLNKKEHKCHLCEFAANQKFQLKYHLDSVHFNKREHKCHLCDYAANLKVQLKMHLDSVHLNKREHKCHLCDFAANRKATIKEHLDSVHLNRKEHKCHLCDYAANQKATLKKHLDSVHLNKKGHKCHLCEFAANQKFQLKHHLDSVHYNKREHKCHLCDYAANLKFQLKKHLDYVHLNKREHKCHLCDYAANQKVQLKNHLDSVHFNKREHKCHLCDYAANQKVQLKKHLDSVHLNKREHKCHLCDYAANKKAYLKKHLDSVHLNIK from the exons ATGGTACTCACCCAGTGCACAGTAGAGATAATACAAAACAATCATTTCTCGATTTGTActtgtacatatttattttcacaattaaaaatttaCGAAGTGTTGAAGtcagaaatggaaacatactCAAAAATTTTCCCAGATGAAACTAATCATCACAAAGTAAAGATGGAAATGGGAGTAGATGATGAAAGCTATGAAAAAGGAAATTCATTTGACTTGGG ATTTCAGTACACGACTGATGGGGGGCATATTGATGAAAAGACTGAAATCATGGATATTGCTCATCATTACACTGATGAGAATGGAATAAGATCGTCTATTAAATATGAAATAGGCGAGTTTGCTTTAAACCAGAAAAACAATCTCGAAGGGTATATAGaggctgtccatttgaataaaaaagaacataaatgtcacttatgtgagtttgcagccaatcagaaattTGAACTCAAACTTCATTTGGATTcggtccatttgaataaaaaagaatttcaatgtccattatgtgagtatgctgcaagcaTTAAAGAAACCCTCCAAAAtcatatagatgctgtccatttgtataaaagagaacataaatgtcacttatgtgattatgcatccAACTGGAAAGTTAgcctcaaaattcatattgattctatccatttgaataaaaaagaacataaatgtcacttatgtgagtttgcagccaatcagaaatttcaactcaaatatcatttggattctgttcattttaataaaagagaacataaatgtcacttatgtgattatgcagccaacctgaaagttcaactcaaaatgcatttggattctgtccatttgaataaaagagaacataaatgtcacttatgtgattttgCAGCCAACCGGAAAGCTACCATCAAAGagcatttggattctgtccatttgaatagaaaagaacataaatgtcacttatgtgattatgcagccaaccagaaagctaccctcaaaaagcatttggattctgtccatttgaataaaaaaggacataaatgtcacttatgtgagtttgcagccaatcagaaatttcaactcaaacatcatttggattctgttcattataataaaagagaacataaatgtcacttatgtgattatgcagccaacctgaaatttcaactcaaaaagcatttggattatgttcatttgaataaaagagaacataaatgtcacttatgtgattatgcagccaaccagaaagttcaactcaaaaatcatttggattctgttcattttaataaaagagaacataaatgtcacttatgtgattatgcagctaACCAGAAAGTTCAActcaaaaagcatttggattctgtccatttgaataaaagagaacataaatgtcacttatgtgattatgcagccaacaaGAAAGCTtacctcaaaaagcatttggattctgtccatttgaacataAAATAA